Below is a genomic region from Ancylomarina subtilis.
GGCCACCTTCAAACTCGGTTTTAATAAATATTTCGGCAATAGCCTGCGCTTCTTCAAATGAAATAAAACGAGCTGGCATACCGCAAACATTGGCATCATTGTGCTGACGGGCTAGTTCAGCTATTTCCGCTGTCCAGCAAAGTGCTGCACGAATTCCCTGGTGCTTATTAGCTGTCATGGTAATACCGTTGCCACTACCACAAATGGTGAATCCAAAATCGAATTCTTTGTTTTCTACGGCTGTAGCCAATGGGTGTGCGGTATCAGGATAATCCATACTTTCTTCAGAATGGCATCCAAAATCTTTAACA
It encodes:
- the rpiB gene encoding ribose 5-phosphate isomerase B codes for the protein MKIAIACDHAGFQYKNRLVELFTKEGHDVKDFGCHSEESMDYPDTAHPLATAVENKEFDFGFTICGSGNGITMTANKHQGIRAALCWTAEIAELARQHNDANVCGMPARFISFEEAQAIAEIFIKTEFEGGRHQKRVDKIAVK